A genomic window from Synechococcus sp. WH 8016 includes:
- a CDS encoding DnaJ C-terminal domain-containing protein yields MTSIAEPDYWALLGLDPGSDGDSLKRAFRREARRWHPDLNGNDRQAEERFKLVNEAYAVLSDHDRRVAWERQRNGRSPSQDPFASGFPDFEEYLAVVLGIGDPPAPDRVESTHNADQQQTEHRPAPSPQPPPPVRSQDNLETTVVLTPDQALHGTAVNLELSDGTVIEVDTPPFAGDGWRLRLEGVAPGGRDHFLQLQVVTEEGLRIDGLRVLYRLELFPPDAALGCAVDVPTLSGSVTLQVPPGSSSGRLLRLRERGLVWNDRQGDQLVEVVIVIPAHLNDDEQALYQRLQELSLDQGRI; encoded by the coding sequence ATGACTTCTATCGCTGAGCCCGATTATTGGGCCCTCCTTGGTCTTGATCCAGGCAGTGACGGAGACTCGCTGAAGAGAGCCTTCAGGCGCGAAGCAAGGCGTTGGCACCCGGATCTCAACGGGAACGATCGCCAGGCGGAAGAGCGCTTCAAACTCGTCAATGAGGCCTATGCCGTCCTCAGTGATCACGACAGGCGCGTCGCCTGGGAGCGTCAACGCAACGGTCGAAGTCCCAGCCAAGACCCATTTGCTTCAGGGTTTCCTGATTTCGAGGAGTATCTCGCCGTTGTTTTGGGCATCGGTGATCCTCCAGCGCCTGATCGTGTCGAATCCACACACAACGCTGATCAACAGCAAACGGAGCACAGACCAGCCCCATCTCCCCAACCTCCCCCACCTGTTCGCTCGCAGGACAATCTCGAAACAACGGTTGTGCTGACCCCTGACCAGGCCCTTCACGGCACTGCTGTGAACCTGGAGCTCTCCGACGGAACGGTGATCGAGGTGGATACACCTCCCTTTGCGGGGGATGGCTGGCGCCTCCGCTTAGAGGGAGTGGCACCGGGTGGACGGGATCATTTTTTGCAGTTGCAAGTGGTCACCGAGGAGGGCCTACGCATTGATGGATTGCGCGTGCTGTACCGCTTGGAACTGTTTCCACCGGATGCAGCCCTTGGATGCGCGGTGGATGTTCCAACGCTGTCCGGATCCGTGACCCTTCAAGTCCCTCCAGGTTCATCGAGCGGTCGCCTGCTGCGACTTCGCGAACGTGGCCTCGTCTGGAACGACCGCCAAGGAGATCAGCTGGTGGAGGTGGTCATCGTGATTCCTGCCCATCTGAACGATGACGAACAAGCCCTCTACCAGAGGCTTCAGGAACTGAGCTTGGATCAAGGGCGGATCTGA
- the murQ gene encoding N-acetylmuramic acid 6-phosphate etherase, which produces MNPSENRGYLTTEQSNPRSTDLDVLSTNALVKLFIDEDRKPQLAVEGASEALSAAVDAVAMRLSKGGRLFYLGAGTSGRLGVLDAAECPPTFCSPPELVQGVLAGGAPALLRSSEGLEDLETAGVDDLKSHQFGSDDCLVGIAAGGTTPYVRGALQYALELDALAIAMACVPAEQAPMPCHLDIRLITGPELLTGSTRLKAGTATKMALNILSTGVMVKLGKVYGNRMVDVAASNSKLVDRSLRILSDLGGLSREQGLPLLTEAKGSVKRALVMAAGSMDLQEAEALLGDYDGNLRKALGSIGITLQSTAH; this is translated from the coding sequence GTGAATCCTTCTGAAAATCGGGGTTATCTCACAACAGAGCAGTCGAACCCCCGCAGCACTGATTTGGACGTGTTGTCCACCAATGCGCTGGTCAAGCTGTTCATCGACGAAGATCGCAAACCTCAATTGGCGGTTGAAGGCGCGTCTGAAGCTCTCAGTGCTGCCGTCGATGCTGTGGCCATGCGCTTAAGCAAAGGCGGACGGCTGTTTTACCTCGGAGCAGGAACATCGGGCCGCCTTGGCGTGTTGGATGCCGCTGAATGTCCTCCCACCTTTTGCAGTCCACCCGAACTGGTACAGGGTGTTTTGGCGGGGGGTGCTCCGGCCCTTCTTCGTAGTTCAGAGGGCCTTGAGGATCTTGAAACAGCGGGGGTTGACGACCTCAAAAGCCATCAATTCGGATCGGATGACTGCCTGGTCGGCATTGCCGCTGGTGGCACCACGCCCTATGTCCGTGGTGCACTCCAATACGCCTTGGAGTTAGATGCGCTGGCCATTGCCATGGCCTGCGTTCCTGCAGAACAAGCACCCATGCCTTGCCACCTGGATATCCGCTTAATCACGGGACCAGAGCTGCTGACTGGATCAACGCGTTTGAAGGCGGGAACCGCCACAAAAATGGCACTCAACATCCTTTCCACCGGGGTGATGGTGAAGTTGGGAAAGGTGTATGGAAACCGCATGGTCGATGTCGCAGCGAGCAACAGCAAGCTGGTCGACCGCTCGCTCAGAATTTTGAGCGATCTCGGTGGTCTGTCGCGTGAGCAAGGGCTTCCCCTGCTGACGGAAGCCAAGGGATCGGTGAAACGAGCACTGGTCATGGCGGCTGGATCCATGGATCTTCAAGAGGCTGAAGCCCTGCTTGGTGATTACGACGGAAACCTGCGCAAGGCCCTTGGTTCAATCGGAATCACCCTGCAGTCCACGGCTCATTGA
- the pstC gene encoding phosphate ABC transporter permease subunit PstC produces MNQFKAQYLLRSRPPAEKLVDGSFKKLVVVMASMVALILISILVVVFWGSLESMGRYGLSFLVTSNWNPVDDEYGAFTAIYGTLVTSLLALVIAVPLGVGTAIFITENIIPLKIRNIIGLMVELLAAIPSVVLGLWAIFILEPFIHPFLMFLYEDFGWIPFFSTEPLGPGIAPAILILVVMILPIITAIARDSLNQVPMRLRQAAYGVGATRWGAILNVILPAAVSGIVGGVMLALGRAMGETMAVTMIIGNSNVFSWSLLAPGNTISAMLANQFGEADVGQLSSLMYAAFVLMVMTLIVNIMAQWLVKRLSLKY; encoded by the coding sequence GTGAACCAATTCAAGGCTCAATATCTGCTTCGAAGCAGACCACCGGCTGAAAAGTTGGTGGATGGCAGTTTCAAGAAGCTCGTCGTCGTCATGGCCTCCATGGTTGCGCTGATCCTCATCTCCATCCTTGTGGTGGTGTTCTGGGGATCGTTGGAGTCGATGGGGCGCTACGGACTGTCGTTTTTGGTCACGTCCAACTGGAATCCTGTTGATGACGAATATGGTGCTTTCACGGCAATTTATGGAACGCTCGTTACTTCTCTTTTGGCACTAGTGATTGCTGTTCCTTTGGGTGTAGGCACGGCAATATTTATTACTGAAAATATTATTCCGCTTAAAATCAGAAATATTATTGGCTTAATGGTTGAGCTCCTGGCGGCCATCCCTTCAGTGGTCTTGGGGTTGTGGGCGATCTTTATCTTAGAGCCATTTATTCACCCATTTCTCATGTTTCTCTATGAGGATTTCGGCTGGATTCCCTTCTTTAGTACGGAGCCATTGGGACCAGGTATTGCACCAGCAATTTTGATTCTTGTTGTGATGATTTTACCGATTATTACAGCTATTGCTCGCGATTCATTAAATCAAGTGCCGATGAGACTGCGCCAAGCTGCCTATGGCGTTGGTGCGACTCGATGGGGAGCGATTTTGAACGTGATACTCCCTGCGGCTGTATCAGGAATCGTTGGTGGAGTGATGCTCGCTCTCGGCAGAGCCATGGGAGAAACCATGGCCGTCACAATGATCATTGGAAACTCCAATGTTTTTAGTTGGTCATTGTTGGCTCCCGGAAATACCATTTCAGCCATGCTTGCGAACCAGTTTGGGGAAGCAGATGTAGGACAGCTCTCCTCCCTTATGTACGCAGCTTTCGTCTTGATGGTTATGACTTTAATTGTCAACATTATGGCTCAATGGCTTGTGAAACGTCTGAGTCTTAAGTATTAA
- the dnaK gene encoding molecular chaperone DnaK encodes MGRIVGIDLGTTNSVVAVLEAGRPVVIANAEGTRTTPSVVGYTKEDELLVGQPARRQLVLNPRNTFSNLKRFVGRAWDELDDNTLTVPYTVRANNQGNVRVACPQTEREYAPEELVSSILRKLVDDASTYLGETVDAAVLTVPAYFNDAQRQATRDAGRLAGLSVERILNEPTAAALAYGFDRSAVRRVLVFDLGGGTFDVSLLRIANGVFDVKATNGDTQLGGNDFDQLIVDWLADAFLQQHQIDLRRDRQALQRLTEAAEKAKQELSGVSTTPISLPFIATGQEGPLHIETTLDRKTFEGLCPDLLDRLLTPVQAALRDSGWLAEDIDDVVLVGGSTRMPMVMQLVRTLIPHDPCQSVNPDEVVAVGAAVQAGIITGELRDLLLNDITPLSLGLETVGGLMKVLIPRNTPIPVRQSDVFSTSGANQSSVEIHVWQGERQMAQDNKSLGRFRLSGIPPAPRGVPQIQVAFDIDANGILQVSATDRTTGRKQSVTIQGGSNLNEDELQALLAEAEARSDEDRRKRAAIERRNSALTLVAQAERRLRDAALELGPYGAERQQRSVEMAMRDVQDLLEQDDPQQLEMGVSGLQEALFGLNRRLSAERSSEAGPLQGIRSTLGTLKDELFADDDWDDDPWSTGNTRSDERMRSGRRGIDPWDDDFYR; translated from the coding sequence ATGGGCCGGATCGTCGGAATCGACCTGGGAACCACGAATTCCGTCGTCGCCGTGCTTGAGGCGGGTCGACCGGTGGTGATTGCCAACGCGGAAGGCACGAGGACCACGCCATCGGTTGTTGGCTACACCAAAGAGGATGAGCTGCTGGTAGGGCAGCCCGCTAGGCGTCAACTCGTTCTCAATCCTCGCAACACTTTTTCCAATCTCAAGCGTTTTGTTGGACGCGCCTGGGATGAACTCGACGACAACACACTCACCGTTCCTTACACCGTTCGTGCCAACAACCAGGGCAACGTTCGTGTGGCCTGTCCTCAGACCGAACGGGAATATGCACCGGAAGAGCTTGTCTCGAGCATCTTGCGCAAGCTTGTTGACGATGCCAGCACGTACCTAGGCGAAACGGTTGACGCCGCCGTTCTCACCGTTCCGGCCTATTTCAATGATGCCCAGCGTCAGGCGACGCGGGATGCGGGACGCCTCGCCGGCTTATCGGTGGAACGGATTCTCAATGAGCCCACGGCTGCAGCCCTGGCCTATGGCTTTGATCGCAGTGCTGTTCGTCGTGTTCTTGTCTTCGACCTGGGTGGAGGGACCTTTGATGTGTCGCTGCTTCGGATCGCCAATGGTGTTTTCGATGTAAAGGCCACCAACGGCGACACCCAATTGGGTGGCAATGACTTTGATCAACTCATCGTTGATTGGCTTGCTGATGCCTTCCTCCAACAACATCAAATTGATCTGCGCAGGGATCGCCAAGCGCTTCAACGTCTCACTGAAGCGGCCGAAAAAGCCAAGCAGGAACTCTCAGGCGTTTCGACCACACCGATCTCCCTGCCCTTTATTGCCACCGGTCAGGAAGGCCCCCTTCATATCGAGACCACTCTCGATCGCAAAACGTTTGAAGGACTCTGTCCTGATCTGCTTGATCGACTGCTAACCCCCGTTCAGGCAGCGCTTCGAGACTCAGGCTGGCTCGCAGAAGACATTGATGACGTGGTGCTTGTGGGTGGCAGCACACGGATGCCCATGGTGATGCAGCTCGTGAGAACGTTGATCCCCCATGACCCCTGTCAGTCCGTCAACCCTGATGAGGTGGTTGCTGTGGGTGCCGCCGTTCAAGCCGGAATCATCACCGGTGAGCTGAGAGATCTGCTTCTCAACGACATCACACCTCTTTCCCTTGGATTGGAAACCGTGGGAGGACTCATGAAGGTCCTGATTCCTCGAAATACGCCAATTCCAGTGCGTCAATCCGACGTGTTCAGCACCTCTGGTGCCAATCAATCGTCTGTGGAAATTCATGTTTGGCAAGGTGAGCGTCAAATGGCGCAAGACAACAAGTCCTTAGGCCGTTTCCGCTTATCAGGGATTCCACCTGCCCCCCGTGGTGTCCCTCAGATCCAAGTTGCGTTTGACATCGATGCCAACGGAATTCTTCAAGTGAGTGCAACAGATCGCACCACGGGTCGAAAGCAATCCGTCACGATTCAAGGGGGCTCGAATCTCAATGAAGACGAATTGCAAGCACTCCTCGCCGAGGCGGAAGCTCGCTCCGATGAAGATCGCCGCAAGCGTGCTGCGATTGAGCGGCGCAATTCAGCCCTGACGTTGGTGGCGCAAGCAGAGCGACGTTTGCGTGATGCAGCCCTTGAGCTTGGTCCCTATGGCGCCGAACGGCAGCAGAGGAGCGTAGAAATGGCGATGCGTGATGTTCAGGATCTGCTCGAGCAGGATGATCCGCAACAGTTGGAAATGGGCGTGAGTGGCCTGCAAGAAGCCCTCTTCGGGTTAAACCGCCGTCTCTCTGCAGAACGAAGCAGCGAGGCGGGGCCTTTGCAGGGCATTCGCAGCACTCTCGGAACGCTCAAAGACGAACTCTTCGCAGACGATGATTGGGATGATGACCCTTGGTCCACGGGCAACACCCGTTCCGATGAACGCATGAGAAGTGGACGTCGCGGAATCGACCCCTGGGATGATGACTTCTATCGCTGA
- a CDS encoding DUF3110 domain-containing protein encodes MLVHVLLYDAGQDSEGIHSLELSGQTVVLMFENCDDAERYAGLLEAQDFPTPTVEALDQHEVELFCTEAGYEARLVETGFVPTSDDERLMLAPPSSNRDVSNWQSEDPSVDSSVDPSSDSVPSSSANDGLDDVRRRLEGLL; translated from the coding sequence ATGCTCGTTCACGTCCTTCTTTACGACGCCGGTCAGGACAGTGAGGGCATTCATTCCCTTGAGTTGTCTGGCCAGACCGTGGTTTTGATGTTTGAAAACTGCGACGATGCCGAACGCTATGCAGGCCTGCTAGAGGCCCAGGACTTCCCAACTCCCACGGTCGAAGCCCTCGATCAACACGAGGTGGAACTCTTCTGCACAGAGGCTGGGTATGAGGCGCGACTGGTCGAAACTGGCTTCGTACCCACATCGGACGATGAGCGCTTGATGCTGGCTCCTCCGAGCTCCAATCGAGACGTCAGTAATTGGCAATCTGAAGATCCATCTGTCGATTCATCTGTCGATCCATCCAGCGACAGCGTTCCGTCATCCAGCGCGAATGATGGACTGGATGATGTCCGCCGTCGTCTGGAGGGTTTGTTGTGA
- the pstA gene encoding phosphate ABC transporter permease PstA gives MKYSSIERSAEGIPDLSYKSWRKRNISSRLLSFLAGVFACLAVLPLIAVLIYILIKGVASLNIDLFTQLPPPPGGSGGGVGNAILGSIVVTAIATMLAIPIGVGGGIYLAEYSTGKGFSQFIRFGTNVLAGVPSIIAGVFIYGVIVSTRILFGHTFSAIAGGAALSVLMLPTVVKTTDEGLKLVSNDLRRAAFGVGASHFVTVSQITLPKAFTPIATGVVLSIARAAGETAPLIFTALFSPFWPNGIFEPIATLSVLIYNFSAQPYDVQNQLAWAASFILVVFILALNLLARWLGRIANQ, from the coding sequence ATGAAATATTCCTCCATCGAAAGGTCTGCTGAAGGCATTCCCGATCTGAGCTACAAAAGCTGGAGAAAGCGCAATATCAGTAGCCGACTGTTGTCGTTCTTGGCGGGAGTTTTTGCTTGTTTGGCTGTCTTACCCCTGATCGCCGTTCTTATTTATATTCTGATCAAGGGAGTGGCAAGTTTAAACATTGATCTTTTTACCCAACTTCCTCCGCCTCCAGGGGGATCAGGTGGCGGTGTTGGCAATGCAATTCTTGGCAGTATTGTTGTGACAGCTATTGCCACAATGCTCGCCATTCCCATTGGCGTTGGAGGTGGAATTTACTTGGCTGAGTACTCCACTGGCAAGGGATTTTCTCAATTTATTCGATTTGGCACCAATGTTCTCGCTGGGGTGCCATCAATCATTGCCGGTGTTTTCATTTATGGAGTGATTGTTTCTACACGAATCCTTTTTGGCCATACCTTCAGCGCAATTGCAGGAGGAGCAGCCCTTTCTGTCCTGATGCTTCCCACCGTGGTCAAAACAACGGATGAAGGCTTGAAACTTGTCTCTAACGACCTCAGGCGTGCTGCTTTTGGCGTCGGGGCATCCCACTTCGTGACCGTGAGCCAAATCACTCTCCCCAAGGCTTTTACCCCCATTGCAACAGGAGTGGTGTTGTCGATTGCTAGAGCGGCTGGTGAAACAGCACCTTTGATTTTTACAGCGCTGTTTTCACCTTTTTGGCCGAATGGGATCTTCGAACCAATTGCAACTCTATCTGTCTTAATTTATAATTTTTCAGCCCAGCCTTACGATGTTCAAAATCAACTCGCTTGGGCTGCTTCCTTTATCCTTGTGGTGTTCATACTTGCACTGAACCTGCTGGCTCGTTGGCTCGGGAGGATAGCCAATCAATGA